The DNA window GCCACTGGCCCTTAAGGTATTTTTCATTGAAGATCGTATCCACGTCGATTTTGTCTTTTGAATGATAAAAAGTCTTGTCTCCGACAAGGTCTATGATGACGTTCGGGTTTATTGTCATCAGCCCTTCAAGCGAGACTTGCGGGTAGGATATTTTTTTCTCTGCTACCGCGTTTTCTCCTCCGGCCAGTGCGATCATCTCTCCGTAGAAATTGTTGTTGCCCGCAACGTAGAAGCTGTTGATCTGGCGCTCGGAAAGCTCCCTTGATACACAGAGAAGTACTTTGGGTTTATCCAGCCCCTTGACCTTCGACGTCACCAGTTTTACGTCCGCACGTATCCCGGAGACAAGTTTTTGCGCCTTGGCCTGCGCCGAGCAAATTTTTCCCAGCCTGGTTATGGAATCGCATATCTCATCTATGGTGTTCTGCTTCATCACGATGTAGGGTATCTTAAGCCTGTCCAGCTGGGGGGTAAACTGCATATGCATGTCCTGAAGAAGGAGCAGATCGGTCTTCATGGACATGAGCATTTCAAAGTTTAAGGCTGCGAAATCGCCCATCTTCGGCTTTTTCGTCGCTTCAGGCGGATAATCGCAGAAATTTGTCACTCCGATTATGCTGTCTCCCTGCCCAAGGGCAAAGAGGATCTCCGTTCCGACAGGAGTCATTGAGATTATCCTTTTAGGAGAAGCCCATGCTGTGATCGGCAATATCAGCATAATAATAACTATCGGCAAAAAGATCTTTGACCTCTTCAAGAAAATACCTCTTTTCCATATATGGCAACAAAAAAAGGAAGCCGAACGGCTTCCTCAATAAATTTACACAATGAGGATGAACAACGCCCGCGCATAACATCCATCATCTTTTCTCGGGTCGCCTGACTTCCCCTAAAGGGTCACAGTGGCGGGGCCGCTCCGGACTCGCACCGGATTCCCCCTTAAAAGACGCTGATATTCATTTTTTTATCAATGAGCTGCGCTTCGAAAACTGGAACCGTGCATATATTTCCATTCTTGTGCCTGCATCATGTGCGCATATTCTATCATAAGAGGCAGCAATTGTTATAAATATGCATAAATAGATGTGTTAGATGTGTTTTTTCATAGGCAAGAAACATGACATTCAGCGGTACATGTTACGATTTCCCGTACAGGCTGAAAACAACGCTGAAAACCGGACATTTTCGGACAAGTGCTGGCTGTCAATGATCAGGGAAAATGTCACCTTTTAGGAGGATAACTGATCAGCAGAAATGTCATCCCTTTTATTTTTTGTATAGAACATATCAGTGTAATTGAACCAAGGAGATTTGTTCTTTTTAGAGGTGACAGCCTCAGTTTTCTTTATGTCAGTGGAATTATCCTGCGCGTGCATTTGTATTTTGCTGTCCGGAAGTTGGGTTTTAAGCAGTTCTGGTTTAATAACCAAGCCATTGAAAAGGATCTGTACCCCTATATGTTTACTGCTGGCTACGGTCAAAGTCTCGTGAGGCGATGCATATATTCTTTTATTGTCGGCATAAAAAGGCAAACGGTATTTTTGCCCCTCAAAAGAAAAAGAAAGTCCTGAATCAAGTTTTCTTGTGTAATGCTTAGCAAAGATGAACTGCAGCGCCGACATATCCTCCTTCGGTAAATAGGCCTTCAGCGGGTTAACGGCTTGGACGGCGAATTTGCGGTTGTAGTATGGAATATACAGCTTTATAAATTCATTGGCCTGTTCCACAGAGATAATTCCTTTGCGCTGCATATCTTTAGACAGCCGATCCTGTAAAGTTTCCCAGAGCCTTTCAATACAGCCTTTTGCCTGAGGAGACCCAGCAATGATAAGCAGAATATTTAGTTCTTTGAGTGCTCTGGCGAAGTTGGGTTGTTTCTCATCCTTGCCGGCCAGTTCTTCTGCAATTGTTAGTTTCTTTTTCTTTTTACTGTCGTAAGCAAATACCGTTCTGCCATCGGTATAGATTTCTCTTGGTAAATGTCCGTCCTGATTCATTTGATACATTAGTTCGCAATAGCCTTCCAAGGTCTCTTCCTTTTCAAAATGAAGAGCAAGGATTCGACCTGTGGCATCGTCAACCGCACCGTGCAGGTGCAGGTAAGAGCCATTGCCAAACCAATCGAAACTGGAAGCATCCATCTGAATCATTTCCCCCTCGCGTTCTCTGGCATCTCTTGAACGATGTTTCTTTGGCCTGCGCTTAGCTTTCGGGGAGCGGATGCCAAGTGCTTTAAGGTATCTTGAAATGCTGCTTACAGAGACAAAGATGTCATTTTCTTCAGCAAGAATGTCTGTGGCATGACAAAAATTATAGTTTGGTAAATCTGTCTGATAAATCCGGCAGATTTTATTAACAACCTCAGGATCTAATGCATTAGAAGGCTTTCTTTCTCTATTTTTATGCAGAATGCTCATGATCCCATTTGTGGATGCCTCAGCTTTTATCCGCTGTACCTGTCGCACACTGATGTCTAAACGTTCTGCCGCCTGTTTGTTTGTAAAACGGCCCGCCAACAGTTCTTCGATAATAGTTATTTTCCTGGCTTCTTGCTTGCTCATTTTTATTTTCATCCTCTCATTTTATCTTTATTAGAGGGGATGACATTTTCCCTGACGAGTTACACCATGACAATATCGCTGATCAACGGCTTGACAAACTTGGGATATAAGGTAGAATGTTTTCCCGTGAATACTGCCTTGTGCGGGTTCATTTGAGTGGTAGGATGGCCGAGTGGTCAAAGGCAACAGACTGTAAATCTGTCGGCGAGAGCCTACGCTGGTTCAAATCCAGCTCCTACCACCATTATTTTGCCCAAAATGCCCTTACCGCATTATTGGTTGCCGCCTTAGCTCAGTAGGTAGAGCACATCCATGGTAAGGATGGGGTCCCCGGTCCGAGTCCGGGAGGCGGCTCCAGCGATAATACAAGCTCCGCAGGAAAATTCCTGCGGAGCTTTTTTGTTGCACTGTTTCGGCAGTATAAAGCATGCGATGACCTTAATAAAAGGCTTACTGCATGTTGCATAATTTCGACTTCCCGTGACTCTTTCCCAAAATTCCCCGCAACACCTACAAAGTGTTGCATAAAGTTTACTTTTTGATAGAATTGAATTATTATTGTAATTGATATTGTCCGAGATCAGAATATTTTGGAATGATTCTT is part of the Synergistetes bacterium HGW-Synergistetes-1 genome and encodes:
- a CDS encoding ABC transporter substrate-binding protein encodes the protein MKRSKIFLPIVIIMLILPITAWASPKRIISMTPVGTEILFALGQGDSIIGVTNFCDYPPEATKKPKMGDFAALNFEMLMSMKTDLLLLQDMHMQFTPQLDRLKIPYIVMKQNTIDEICDSITRLGKICSAQAKAQKLVSGIRADVKLVTSKVKGLDKPKVLLCVSRELSERQINSFYVAGNNNFYGEMIALAGGENAVAEKKISYPQVSLEGLMTINPNVIIDLVGDKTFYHSKDKIDVDTIFNEKYLKGQWQRSAKVDAVNKGRIYIMQGTVYLRPGARSGMILKAFAKAIHPEVKW